The Bacillus carboniphilus genome window below encodes:
- the pdxK gene encoding pyridoxine/pyridoxal/pyridoxamine kinase yields the protein MKKVFTLAGSDTSGGAGIQADLKTFQELGVYGMTALTTIVTMDPKNGWNHNVFPIELSTIETQLDTILSVGIDAMKTGMLGSAEIIELAAKTIDQHGLEKVVIDPVLVCKGENEVLHPETAVALREVLVPKATVTTPNLFEASQLAQMKPLKTVEDMKEAAGRIHELGAKYVVVKGGADVAGNSAVDVLYDGSDFTLLESKKLETTYTHGAGCTFAAAITAELANGADPKAAIEKAKAFVTDAIAHGFQLNQYVGPVMHGAYHVYGEGSKK from the coding sequence ATGAAGAAGGTATTTACTCTTGCAGGTTCAGATACAAGTGGTGGTGCTGGAATCCAAGCTGACCTCAAAACATTCCAAGAGCTTGGCGTATATGGAATGACAGCACTCACAACCATCGTAACGATGGATCCAAAAAACGGTTGGAATCATAATGTATTCCCAATCGAGCTTAGTACGATTGAAACACAACTAGATACCATTCTTTCTGTCGGCATCGATGCTATGAAGACTGGGATGCTGGGTTCCGCAGAAATTATTGAATTAGCTGCTAAAACCATTGACCAACATGGGCTAGAAAAAGTTGTAATCGACCCAGTACTTGTATGTAAAGGTGAAAACGAAGTTCTACACCCTGAAACAGCTGTAGCTCTTCGCGAAGTACTTGTACCAAAGGCAACTGTAACAACACCAAACCTATTTGAAGCTAGCCAGTTAGCACAAATGAAGCCTCTAAAAACGGTTGAAGATATGAAAGAAGCAGCTGGCCGTATTCACGAACTTGGTGCTAAGTATGTAGTTGTTAAAGGTGGAGCAGATGTTGCTGGTAACTCTGCTGTGGATGTCCTTTATGATGGCTCAGACTTCACTTTACTTGAATCTAAAAAGCTAGAAACTACTTACACACATGGTGCAGGTTGTACGTTTGCAGCAGCTATTACAGCTGAACTTGCGAACGGGGCAGACCCAAAGGCAGCTATTGAAAAAGCAAAAGCATTCGTTACGGATGCCATTGCGCATGGCTTCCAGTTAAACCAATACGTTGGACCGGTTATGCACGGTGCTTATCATGTATATGGTGAAGGTAGTAAGAAATAG
- a CDS encoding response regulator transcription factor: MARILYVEDDTEIGSWLKRELEDSNHDVTWIQTGDQATHYIDQVDAVILDVMLPGLDGFTVGQRLKKQQPDVPILMLSARTSVDDKLQGLDFADDYVTKPFHPEEILARIEVLLRRYNKQQEKIIKLNHLTVYLDQNRVVDEQGEDIVLTGKQFYIFHYLLRHPNQILTKEQIYEAVWGEPLIEGDKTLMVHIRHLREKIELYPSQPMILETIRGIGYRVKL; encoded by the coding sequence GTGGCAAGGATTTTATATGTAGAAGACGATACCGAAATCGGCTCCTGGTTAAAAAGAGAGCTTGAGGATTCTAATCATGATGTGACTTGGATTCAGACTGGTGATCAGGCAACCCATTACATTGATCAGGTAGATGCTGTCATTTTAGATGTCATGCTACCTGGATTAGATGGTTTTACTGTGGGTCAACGTTTGAAAAAACAACAGCCTGATGTGCCCATTTTGATGCTTTCAGCTAGAACGAGCGTGGATGATAAATTACAAGGATTAGATTTTGCAGATGATTACGTGACGAAGCCGTTCCACCCTGAGGAAATTTTGGCTAGAATTGAAGTCTTACTGCGACGCTATAATAAGCAGCAAGAAAAGATCATAAAACTCAATCATTTAACAGTCTATCTGGACCAAAATAGAGTGGTAGATGAACAGGGAGAAGATATTGTTTTAACCGGAAAGCAGTTTTATATTTTTCACTATTTACTAAGACATCCCAATCAGATTCTAACAAAAGAGCAAATATATGAAGCAGTATGGGGAGAGCCTTTAATAGAGGGGGATAAAACATTAATGGTTCACATTCGCCATTTGCGCGAAAAAATTGAATTATATCCGAGTCAACCGATGATTCTAGAAACGATTCGTGGGATTGGCTATCGTGTGAAGCTATGA
- a CDS encoding ABC transporter ATP-binding protein — protein MENIIETQGLTKTIKGNHIVNQLNIKIGQGEVYGFLGPNGAGKTTTIRMLLGLMKPSEGNITIFGKDLVKNRMSILRDIGSLVESPSYYGHLNAIENLECVRKIIGVPKSNIEEVLSLVRLTKEAKKQVKNYSLGMKQRLGIATALLGNPKLLILDEPTNGLDPAGILEMRELIKTLPKQRDMSILVSSHLLTEIDHIATQVGIISKGNLLYQGSIHDLRAQSHGSIKVTVNKPEKGLQALLSSGMKTNQEKDSLFLQDTSNEMVAKAVEILVKNEVSIYRVKEENKTLEDLFLEMTSGEGSL, from the coding sequence ATGGAAAATATAATCGAAACACAAGGGCTTACAAAAACAATAAAGGGAAACCACATAGTGAACCAGTTGAATATAAAAATTGGACAAGGAGAAGTGTACGGGTTTTTAGGACCTAATGGAGCAGGGAAAACAACCACGATTCGAATGCTCTTAGGTTTAATGAAGCCTTCCGAGGGTAACATAACCATTTTCGGAAAGGATTTAGTGAAAAATAGAATGTCCATTTTAAGAGATATAGGTTCATTGGTTGAGTCTCCATCCTATTATGGTCATTTAAATGCCATTGAGAATTTAGAATGTGTCCGAAAAATTATCGGTGTTCCTAAATCCAATATTGAGGAAGTTCTTTCCCTTGTTAGACTAACCAAAGAAGCTAAGAAACAAGTGAAAAACTATTCTCTCGGTATGAAGCAGCGATTAGGGATTGCCACGGCATTACTTGGAAATCCTAAGTTGCTCATATTAGATGAGCCGACCAATGGGTTAGACCCTGCGGGGATTTTAGAAATGAGGGAACTTATAAAAACATTACCGAAACAGCGAGACATGAGTATTTTAGTGTCTAGTCATCTTTTAACAGAAATTGATCATATAGCAACACAAGTGGGAATCATTTCAAAGGGAAACTTGTTGTACCAAGGTTCTATTCATGATTTACGGGCTCAATCCCATGGGTCAATCAAGGTAACCGTTAATAAACCGGAAAAAGGATTACAGGCTCTTCTCTCAAGTGGGATGAAGACCAATCAGGAAAAGGATTCTCTATTCTTACAAGATACGTCAAATGAAATGGTGGCAAAAGCAGTTGAGATATTAGTAAAAAACGAAGTATCCATTTATAGAGTGAAAGAAGAGAATAAGACATTAGAGGACTTGTTCTTGGAAATGACAAGCGGGGAGGGCTCCCTATGA
- a CDS encoding HAMP domain-containing sensor histidine kinase → MPIVSIAIFLPLSEFQSNQNPYANHKDLEEMWHSKAKELDGATPEEIDLALQQLKRDYSEASLFWVNQDGGLELQLPSNPDLPQNWTASYTVEFMKKSYNGDPFTIVAFIGNASKQGFMVFQVARDAMRTELDVIQDKYGSVYFIGVLVILVVFMIFSGWFFYNIRKRLISLEKAMHIEDDTPLLPDPVSIIKKDEIGALEQAFNEMVLKLQQSRERERKEEELRRQLIANLSHDLRTPLTTIRGYAYSLKKEGLSSEGNQSLQLLDQKISYMGRLIENLLSYSLLTSGKYPYKPVRQDLVRVIKTVLASWYPVFEKEGFTINIDLPESKILTDIDEHWLQRMLDNLFQNILRHASEGKYVGVQLGVSESKFTLTVEDKGPGMNATSKEKGVGVGLSIISLMTKELGWKWDIESSQAGTRMIFTNSFPLFNEK, encoded by the coding sequence ATGCCGATTGTGTCTATTGCTATATTTCTCCCCCTTTCTGAGTTTCAATCTAACCAAAATCCTTATGCCAATCATAAAGACTTAGAAGAGATGTGGCATAGCAAAGCCAAAGAGTTAGATGGGGCGACACCAGAAGAAATTGATTTAGCACTCCAACAACTGAAGAGAGACTATTCAGAGGCAAGCCTTTTTTGGGTGAATCAGGATGGCGGACTCGAACTGCAGCTACCCTCAAATCCTGATTTACCACAGAATTGGACAGCATCTTATACAGTAGAATTTATGAAAAAGAGTTATAATGGGGACCCTTTTACGATTGTTGCTTTTATAGGGAATGCTTCGAAACAAGGCTTTATGGTTTTCCAAGTGGCAAGGGATGCTATGCGGACAGAATTAGATGTTATACAAGATAAATATGGTTCCGTTTACTTCATTGGTGTGCTAGTTATATTGGTCGTTTTTATGATTTTTTCTGGTTGGTTTTTTTACAATATCAGAAAAAGACTGATCTCATTAGAAAAAGCCATGCACATTGAAGACGATACCCCGCTACTGCCTGACCCTGTTTCCATCATTAAAAAAGATGAAATAGGGGCTCTTGAACAAGCTTTTAATGAAATGGTTTTGAAGCTACAGCAAAGTCGAGAAAGAGAGCGAAAAGAAGAAGAACTGCGAAGGCAGCTAATCGCCAATCTATCTCATGATTTACGAACACCGCTAACAACGATACGAGGCTATGCCTATTCATTGAAAAAAGAAGGTTTATCGAGTGAGGGAAATCAATCATTACAGCTTCTGGACCAGAAAATTTCCTATATGGGAAGACTAATCGAAAATCTATTATCCTATTCCCTCTTAACCTCAGGTAAATATCCATATAAGCCGGTCAGGCAGGATCTAGTTCGTGTCATTAAAACGGTCTTAGCCTCCTGGTATCCCGTATTTGAGAAAGAGGGGTTTACGATTAACATCGATTTGCCTGAAAGCAAAATCCTAACTGATATTGATGAACATTGGTTACAGAGAATGCTGGATAATTTGTTTCAAAATATATTAAGACATGCAAGCGAGGGAAAATATGTTGGGGTTCAATTAGGAGTTTCCGAATCGAAATTCACACTAACGGTTGAGGATAAAGGACCTGGAATGAACGCAACCTCCAAAGAAAAAGGAGTAGGTGTCGGTCTATCCATTATTTCCCTTATGACAAAAGAATTAGGATGGAAATGGGACATTGAATCAAGCCAAGCTGGAACTAGAATGATTTTCACGAATTCCTTTCCCCTTTTTAATGAAAAATAA